Proteins encoded together in one Sesamum indicum cultivar Zhongzhi No. 13 unplaced genomic scaffold, S_indicum_v1.0 scaffold00197, whole genome shotgun sequence window:
- the LOC105179747 gene encoding dnaJ homolog subfamily C GRV2-like isoform X3 translates to MAATSVGTPQVVPLLMKAIGWQGGSILALETLKRVVVAGNRARDALVAQGLKVGLVEVPLGLLDWRAGGRNGLCSQMNWNESEAAIGRVLAIEVLHAFATEGAYCTKVRVILSASD, encoded by the exons ATGGCAGCCACTAGTGTTGGGACACCCCAG GTAGTTCCACTTCTTATGAAAGCGATTGGTTGGCAAGGTGGAAGCATCCTAGCTCTTGAAACCTTAAAGCGTGTTGTAGTTGCAGGGAATCGAGCAAGAGATGCACTTGTTGCACAGGGTCTCAA GGTCGGTCTTGTGGAAGTTCCTCTTGGCCTTCTTGATTGGCGAGCTGGGGGAAGAAATGGGCTTTGTTCACAGATGAACTGGAATGAGTCAGAAGCAGCAATTGGCCGGGTTCTTGCAATTGAG GTTTTGCATGCATTTGCAACAGAAGGGGCCTATTGTACCAAAGTACGTGTCATACTGAGTGCCTCTGAT TGA
- the LOC105179747 gene encoding dnaJ homolog subfamily C GRV2-like isoform X2, translating to MAATSVGTPQVVPLLMKAIGWQGGSILALETLKRVVVAGNRARDALVAQGLKVGLVEVPLGLLDWRAGGRNGLCSQMNWNESEAAIGRVLAIEVLHAFATEGAYCTKVRVILSASDAMLSGEPTIVDAAAALLKAIVTRNPKAISDYTVQSHFVLLWLTLDLILFQLPNSSQ from the exons ATGGCAGCCACTAGTGTTGGGACACCCCAG GTAGTTCCACTTCTTATGAAAGCGATTGGTTGGCAAGGTGGAAGCATCCTAGCTCTTGAAACCTTAAAGCGTGTTGTAGTTGCAGGGAATCGAGCAAGAGATGCACTTGTTGCACAGGGTCTCAA GGTCGGTCTTGTGGAAGTTCCTCTTGGCCTTCTTGATTGGCGAGCTGGGGGAAGAAATGGGCTTTGTTCACAGATGAACTGGAATGAGTCAGAAGCAGCAATTGGCCGGGTTCTTGCAATTGAG GTTTTGCATGCATTTGCAACAGAAGGGGCCTATTGTACCAAAGTACGTGTCATACTGAGTGCCTCTGAT GCAATGCTTTCTGGTGAACCGACTATTGttgatgctgctgctgctctgCTGAAAGCTATAGTTACTAGGAACCCAAAAGCAATATCTGATTATACAGTACAGTCGCATTTTGTTTTGCTCTGGCTTACCCTGGATCTGATCTTATTTCAATTGCCCAACTCTTCTCAGTGA